A region from the Medicago truncatula cultivar Jemalong A17 chromosome 6, MtrunA17r5.0-ANR, whole genome shotgun sequence genome encodes:
- the LOC120580862 gene encoding uncharacterized protein produces MAVNGAASFQVPLLKGSTYDNCFIKMMALLGAHDVWEVVEKGYKESQDEDSLTKAQRDTLKDSRKRDKKALFLIYQALDEDEFEKISNATSAKEAWEKLKTSCQGEDKVKKVRLQI; encoded by the coding sequence ATGGCGGTCAATGGAGCGGCATCCTTCCAAGTTCCACTTCTCAAAGGGAGTACCTATGATAATTGCTTCATCAAAATGATGGCTCTTCTTGGAGCACATGATGTTTGGGAGGTTGTTGAAAAAGGCTATAAGGAATCACAAGATGAGGATTCCTTAACTAAAGCACAAAGAGACACTTTGAAGGATTCAAGAAAGAGAGACAAAAAGGCTCTCTTCCTCATCTACCAAGCATTGGATGAAGATGAGTTCGAGAAAATTTCAAATGCAACATCCGCTAAGGAGGCATGGGAGAAGCTTAAAACCTCTTGCCAAGGAGAAGACAAGGTAAAGAAGGTACGTCTCCAAATTTAA